Below is a window of Humulus lupulus chromosome 2, drHumLupu1.1, whole genome shotgun sequence DNA.
TAACAGTGTTAATAAGCAGTTCATTAGCTTTCACAtacaacaatcatgctaataagcaattcaatttatattcatgctAAGTtagggtgctaataagcacattcttctcatacacataacagtcaagggccagaccctatcagtatcaCTCATGCTCCCCAaacaagcatgcaaataagacattcatatgtAAATTAAGCAAGTAGCACGAATTAACATAAATAATTACCGAACTCTGAGTCGAGTTTGTCTTCAGCGGTGAGTgcacatgcccagccaatctttagGAACCAATAAACCtaacccgctctgataccaaattgcaatgtcctcctaatccagaaccattacactatgtagtttaaatagtgcttagcttgctaaacgagtcatttgagcttaaatcgtgtaattaaaactaaccacaggtttaggtactaaaaatttcggtcaaaatgTAACTATTTTATTAAAAGCATCGGTTACAAAcccaaaaaaattaatacaaaagccgacctaggcggcaaaatcagggtccaaccctagttccaactgataacctcggctgtggcggacAAGCATGCctcatatgtacactctgcccctgaagctctccaactcatggctggtctagcttttcctttcctttacctgcaccatttagcacccatgagccaagactcagcaagaaaatataaacatgcttataagcagtactTTATCGTATCGCAAATTCATAACTAGCATgccaacagtaataaccctactcatgcatgcaattaacTTAAATAAGTGGTTGTATAGTCACACTAGGGCTTAGTGCCCATCTTTCACATAACCAACCCTGGAGCTGGCCAAGCAGGTCTGCTGATTAGCATTCTAGACGACCTTAGAGGCTTTCAAGCGTATATCTCGCTTCTGggttggcttaaccctatcggCCATCATTCAACATGCTATTACCGCCCTCGACTTCTAAGTCGAGCTTTTAAACTCTCGGCTCATAAGTCAAGTCCTTTAACCTTTAACTAATAAGTTGAGTGTttcaaccttcgactgataagttgagtctttaaccttcgactgataagtcaagtctcaACCTTCGAATAATAAGTCGAGTCTCAAccttcaactaataagttgagtcttaaccttcgactaataagtctctatgttcccacacacatcttaaggtgtagaaaacactccggaagatcgtggttgagtactcaaagcattggataggaagatcgatatatatatgaaaagactcaaggacacttgataggcttcaagaagtAAATACCCATGTTCTTTAATATTTAAGTATATCTTTatatgatatataaatatattgtatatttatatatatgttgcatcattaataatattgtatgttaatgtttctgtctggatgttttcttgatcatataaattgtttatatgagagatggaagaTAATGTTGTTGTATACACTGGACCCACCACGCCTATTCCCCTGcgtactctgattgtttttccaacacagttgtgattggttaaatacatggtgaaattggttaggcatgaagaggtgcaaaaccataacgatttcacaaaagtcaacatgtgagagttgattTTCGTTACagacatttataaatcatctttttggtcccaaagtgtttctttgggatatataagagtacccaaaaagtttgggagcatttgtgGATGTTTTGAGACAGGTTTTGGAGTGCCAATTTAGAGGCACTGGCAGAGGCGACACGTCGCTTAGCCAAGAAACAATAGACCAGGCGACAGGTGCTAGGCGTCGTATCGCCTAGTGCCAGCCTACGTGTCGCTTGGGATGTCCGTACAATTCCGCACATTGACATGTTTTgactccaaaattcaaattaaaatgctctaatcttatTGATTGAGTCCAATGAGGTtcttatactatttaaaggggtcatttgagttaattggtgaattgatcactcacgtctctctctctctagctctcaaggtTACTAATTTTCTCCAATATCTTCaccaagaaagcttgacttgcatgaagattcaaggcttgtaaatcccaatctcattctattgtagtagcttcaagcaatctcaaagGGAAGGCTAGGAATAAAGATTTTTGAACAACAAATctcaatttgtgtcaagccttgttacATCCACtaatttacataaaatcatagacttatgATTTTATATAACTAAGGTTCTACAACTCAAAGGTCCATTCTGTCACTTGATCTTAtcatttgtgttgtttttattctaaattcatgttatatttatttaatttttaagtttcaagattgcattcatactttgaatatgtttatttaattatcaagatttgtatTCATACTATGAATGTGGTTCTTGATTAGTCTGTAGGGTTtgagatatttaattaatttccatTATTTATTGTTGGATTAGAAATTGTAAGCCATAAATCCCCAATAGATTCTTCTCAAATCATTGAAATGAGATTGGTATAATATCATGAATGTGTTATACCTTAAATAtgatagtttgtgatctaaaatgtcatcctattattttttttaaaaaaactataaacaatgttttggtttaattttttttaaatatgtttatgtcattctgatatatatatatattattgtttattGAGTAATTAGCGATAAAATCCCTCATCTTTACGTTCTTATACACATAACTCCCAATTCTTTTTTTTCGCCGGTGAAACATCCCAATCCACTATTCCATTAGCAAATTTAAAGTCCCTGTTTGTTTAGTCTGTTATCTATTATTATGAACATGCATTAATACACGTGACAATCTCTAATTCGGGCACATCATactttattacttattttaaattaaaaataattaaaaactaaaaaaaaagaaaaaaaatcaaataaatttaatttatctctctcACTGATACCtctcatattcttcttcttcttcatcttctttttcttcttttttctacaGATCCACTCGATCAACCCTCAACCCTTTGAGCCACCATCTTCGCCGACCTCCAATAGAGAGAGGGGGAGGGAGATCAAGATGAGAGATctaggtagaagaagaagaaaaagaaaaaagaaagaaagaaagaaagggagGGAGGGAGAGAGATCAAGAAATTGCGAGGGGGGGAGGGGATCTCGACAGagagaaataaaaagaaagaaaaaaaagaatgaaaGGGAGGGAGATTGAGagatctagagagagagagagagagggaataTGGGTAAAAgagaaaaaacataaaaaaaagaaacaaagaaaggGAGGGAGATTGAGGGATCATGAGAGGGGATGGGATTTCCattaagagaaagaaaaagaaagaaaaaaatagggaGATTGATGAAAgatcgagagagagagaatctGGGTATAAGAGAAAGAAaagtaaaaaggaaagaaaaaagaaagaaaataaaattaaaattagtttttagctttcattttataattttttttattttaatcatttttttattttttataatatttaaataaataaataatgtaggTCAATAAAAACGTGCCACATGTACCCTTTTGTACACATGGATTGTCCACTATGACAGTTAACAGACTAAACAAACAGGAGTCTTAAATTTGATAACGAAATAATGTATTGAGAGATTTCACCGACGAAAAAAAAAGAACTGAGGGTTATGTGTATAAGAACGTAAAGATGAGGGGGTTTTGCCGCTTATTActcttgtttatttatttaaaatttatataacaatcataaaaataattaataaattttctaaataaaactaaacaaacatgtATTGTACATTACTTACACCTAATATATGtataatgttgaccctcgttttggtcaactgacacggagtcaaatgcttgaagtgacagaaagtattgaaatagatctaatggaaagaaaagtaaatgacacaacaaattatagtggttcggccccacgaattggtaatgacttacatccacttaagctattattgatcttgattctcaaaggagtgatcaaagaactagggttttttaagtttcacaagccttagagggatgaataatacaaccgaaagataatagctaaaattctcttctaaagcataaaaccaaatcagccaaaagtccctcccttgagctaattcttctttatttataggctcaaggaggattacatgaattagttacagatattctttcttaaataatcggatcattaggtatcatgggagataatctcggatatgattacaattgtataagattatctcaaaatatacgaAGTACACGACCacgctggtcgtatataaaaacCCAAATGTTGTGTCAGGAGAatctctctggtcgatggtcgaacagaacctctgtcaggtgtcagccacatgttaaaaatgtttgccacgtcaACCATACCTACTTTttagataacatttgccccccaagtttatttattacgaccagcaataaataaacttttaggaaaatgacccttcgattaccccaccaaatctgtcagagtagttcatGCCTCCTcggaaaaagtgacctacccacGTCCAATCATACCTTCTTGGTTCCCAAGCAATCCTAtgacggctatcactcttccctatacttcgaaaaaggggaacttatgattacctcttttttttCATATCTCAGGCAATATATATAGCTTCCAGAATTTCCTTCTCACTTTTTACAAGCTATTCTTCCGTCAAGAACTCTTCCAGGAACCCCCAAGTCAGAACCCAAAATTTCTTTGAAGACCATCCTTCGTTGTTCCAGGAATCGGCTGTTCGCACACCTACACTTGGAATTTCTCCAGGACTCCACAATCTTCGTATATGTAAGCTTCAGAACTTTTGCACCCTTCATTTTGCTGTGCATGCCGATTTAAGCTAGAATGCTAGGTTCAAATACTGCTCTGTGCTCTTGGgtagagatgcatgaaaatagggcatGTGTTGAGTGATGCTAGATATGGTAGTGTATATTTGCCTTTTAGGGGTcatgaatcagtttgatagtcgagatcataaatttaggacgtaaaatcgaagtaaaaatttgatttttaggctagttgaaaaactgggtttttcccgcccttactgaagttgaaaaagctttttcagaaaaaactttttactttcactttttgatttgtttttcaaactgttcgtatgaaaaTTTTAGTTTtcattagaatgctgctgtataaaagttaGACTTTTATACACGAACAACGTTAATCTATCCAACTTTTTAggctcttcatcctcacctccccctttttctgttcgcagcttttaatGCCAAATTTGTGGGGAGGTAAGAGGCCAATAGATGACGATCTACTTGCGcagctgctcgagggcgaagaacaGCCAGCCCAGTGCATCCATGAGATTCCTTTCTCCATAATTTCTCCTCCCagaccttaaccaactccagttAGAATGGGTCGTGTTAAGTCTACcgcccaaaagaagaaaaatccagaAAACCCTTCAAATCCTCCAGCCCGGCTgactcgcaggctggggttccctcgaccaatggtcgagaaaacattgttcCTGACCCTCACGTCCAAGATAGGGCCCGTCCTCGATACTCAGTTCTTCCCGACGTCGAGTGGAATATTTCCCCACTCAGCCAAGTAACCCCTAGGATGCTAACCAACTACCTCAGAAAGTACGGCCTTACTGGGGTAACCCTCAAAATTCCTACCGCAGATGAGAGGGCGAATCTGTCTAGAGGcgtttacagcgcctggtcgaggtatcacatagaggctggggctacccttcctctccatCCATTCTTCCAGCGGGTGGCGAATTATTTTggagtcgcccccttccaaattacactaaatggatatagaatgcttgctgcactctatatcctttataaccacaagaaatggccagagcctaccccccacgaggtcaattacctttttgaccttaagtccaacccccaacaatctggtacggggttctttcacttttgtcaccaggagaccaaccgaaccttcctgagtgacacaacccaCATCTCCAACGCGGGGAAATACAGTCAAGAATATTTCCTCACGCCTCACATGGTCacgaataacctggccttcactcgaggaggtaaaagtcTTTTTTCACTGGTCGTTGTTTTTACTTAGCAATTTTCCTTGCATTTTTTTGAAActtcttgtgtttttcaggcccatggttacgaccagacccaacaccagacatggtgttgaggtctgcccTGTTGGCCAGCATGACGGACGTTGAGAAGAgcatcaagtccctggtcaccaAGGTCAACTTGAGGCTAGctggcctcctggcccctcaccaggatgtaAGGGAACCCGcggcaggaagtgccactgccgaggataatctcgagcagcaaccaccagcaTCTCCTCCTCGACGAAGACCGattggggttacaatcagggaacccattgGCACTCCCCcagcagaaaggtcttctgccctccaaggaaagggaaaacaaaaggcagtcgagcctgtcatagacttagacgagtcctctgacgaaaacggtattgttatttcactcttagataacttgccaattccatgtcatttattcgacggggacggcaattttacatatgctccaaacctagggccatacttcttcatgccagagagtgaatgtatgactagtagagtcaatagtatagcgaccagcagtaatagctcgggtatttaactttgtaattttctttatttcttttctgatGCAACATAACATGTCATCTATTTTTGGCTTACTGTCCGCATGTTTACCTCTTTTGCATAAATGACTTCTGCAAACGTCTTCGATCTCTACAGCactcaggaggaagaagaagttccctTGGTCCGAAAGAAGAGATTGACCTTGAAACATGACGGGGAGCCCAGTCAGATGCCTTCGGCCAAGAAGAACCGAGCCACCGATCCttcaaaggatgggccctctggtcAAACACCTGCCCAACCTCCTGCTCCTCACGAGCAGGAAATTCCACCTCCACCTGCTCCTGCTGCCACGACTCCTTCACCTCCAGCCCCTTCTGAACCCAACAAGCTGAGGGTGTTCCCCCTGGGGCTAAACTATCGGGTCGCTCCCTAAGGTCGGCCAAGGATCGTCTTACTCACATCCTTAAGCATGATCACTGCAAAGAGGCCATGGCTGAAGCAGAAacaatgggggtcgaccagatcctcaatagAGCCCTCAATGA
It encodes the following:
- the LOC133815073 gene encoding predicted GPI-anchored protein 58 codes for the protein MTSANVFDLYSTQEEEEVPLVRKKRLTLKHDGEPSQMPSAKKNRATDPSKDGPSGQTPAQPPAPHEQEIPPPPAPAATTPSPPAPSEPNKLRAMLTMTAARARTSASVEQSRARESKLMEELQAAEARHAGELKVVTQQKDSLAADLVEK